A genomic region of Gossypium hirsutum isolate 1008001.06 chromosome D01, Gossypium_hirsutum_v2.1, whole genome shotgun sequence contains the following coding sequences:
- the LOC107922585 gene encoding uncharacterized protein, producing MFGVSIFYIFGLVDTNHLDTCRLLWRLQAWSLQLFLHCFNRNCESEGGGKKMKAKRELGDSVDGERDLKWQRVVDSPSSPLEESLVPYNDDEDDERRALNHIGSREDGHRVESEEEDDEDEDDPYP from the exons ATGTTTGGTGTTTCAATTTTCTATATTTTCGGATTGGTTGACACCAATCACTTGGATACATGCAGGCTTCTTTGGCGTTTACAAGCCTGGTCATTGCAGCTATTCCTACACTGTTT CAACAGAAATTGTGAGAGCGAAGGAGGGGGAAAGAAGATGAAAGCAAAAAGGGAACTTGGTGATAGTGTAGACGGGGAACGGGATTTAAAATGGCAGAGGGTTGTGGATTCACCATCTTCACCTCTTGAAGAGTCACTTGTGCCTTAtaatgatgatgaagatgatgaaaggAGAGCATTGAATCACATAGGCAGCAGAGAAGATGGTCACAGAGTTGAaagtgaagaagaagatgatgaagatgaagatgatccATATCCCTGA